The DNA sequence TAGCAGGGGGTGTCTTTGGGACGTCCAGGGGttgttttcccagggagaataaggggaaggagaagctgGGAAGACAAACCCTTGAGGACGAACGCGGCGTCGGCGACAGTCGCGCGCTGCCCCTTCCAGAGGCGGGAGAGGCGCAGGAAGGCGGCGGCGTGCAGGTCGTTCAGCACCCCAATCACCTGCTGCCGGCGGTTGCATTCCCTGGAAAACAGGGGGAGGGCTCAGCTGCATCCCAGGGAGGGCCCTGGCCATGGTTGGAGAGCCCAGGCCCAGCCCACCCTCACCGGGAGAGCCGCTCCTCCCGCAGCGCCTGGAGCACCATCCGGGTGATGTTCACGGACATGACGCAGAAGGGGAAATTCTGGAAGAGAACCGGAATTCCAGCATTAGGGCAGCTCAGGTGGAAAACTCTGCTCCTCCCCGGCACCTCCAACCCTCTGACACCACATCCATGCGGCCCCAAGCCCATGGGGTGGGTGACAGACCCAGGTACTGGGATCACAGCCCTGTGGATCCAGGCTTGGATGGAAGCTGAGGGCTGAGCCGAGATTGTATCCAGGCTGAAACCTGGACCAAAGTGTGGAATTAAAGGAGACACATTCCACTCGCttcattttcctgctgctcaACCCTCCCGCCCTTTTATCCCACTCTAAGGCAGGATCAAATCTCTACAATCccatttccagcacaaatccagcacctggagcccagctccagcctggatCAGGCTCCTTGGGCTCCACCTTCCTCCCCTCACCAGCACAAGGGGTCAGCATcccaaaaaaatccctgaagaggtggttttttctttccctttcccagagcaCTGGGAATTCAAGGGAGACCTCCtagcagggaggagggaaggccATGCCTGGGTTTCATGCTGTGAGAGCTGAAAAATCTCCCGTGCCAGCGGCAGCGTCCGAGAGTCCAGGACAAAGAACAGGATCTGCATCAGCCCCAGCATTCCAGTCCCACGCAGGTCAGTCCCAGGATCCACACCTGGGggtgtgaggggacagcagggagtcACCCCCTGTCACCTTCCCACCTCCATGGGCTGTTTATCCCATCCCTGCACTTGCAGAGTACAAGAATCCTGGGGATTCCCTTCCTCAAGGGGAAGCTTTGAGGGAATTTCCCTGAAGGGGCCAGCACCTCATTCACCTGGGCATTaaccagccctgctcccccaCATCCCCTGCACTCCCATTCCCACACTCTTCCAGGAATTACCAGCATTTTTAGGCACGTGGTACTGGGATAATTCAGCCAACCAGTCCAGATCTTGTACTGGGGGCAGTTTGGTTTAATATCGTTATGGATAATAGGATTGTGGGAATTTTATAGGGATatggagaggagagggaggtgaggctgcacctcaaatcctgggATGAATTTTGGGGTCCAAgaaggacactgaggtgctggagcatgtccagggaagggcagtggagctggggctggagcacagggagtggctgagggagctgggatgggacagggtTGCTGTGGGGCAGGTTTAGCTGGAGTTAGGGAATGGCCCAGGGACCTCCCTGGGCTCAGGGCTGCTCAGGAGCTCATTCCCTGCCCTACCCTGGaatcccagctcctcccagtgtGCTCCGTAGCGGGGACAGCCCAGACAGGAGCGTGTCAGCTGCTGGTAGATGGTCTGCAGGATCCGCATGTGCACCCGCTCCGAGTCATCCAGGGCgcctggaggagggagggagggacacagggagcaaCACCCCACCTGGCTAAAAACACCCCCCGGCACCCAAACCAGCCCTCAGCACCCCAAAGACACTCCACGATGTGCCCAAAACACCCCTCAGTGCCTCAACCAACACCAACACCCTCCAAAAGCCACCCCAGCGCCCCAAAACAGCCCATGGCACCTTAAAAATCCTCCCAGCCCACCAAAAGATGCCCCCAGACTCCAAAAAAACACCTCCTACAAAAACCAGCCCTTGGCACCCAATAAATGCATCCTGGCACCCAAAATATGCCCTGTGGCACCCAAAAACACCCCCTGGTGCCCAAAAAACATCCCTTGACACCACAAGAAATCCATGCCCAAAAAATGTCACTCAGTGCCCCAAACCCAACACACCCCCCCAAAAATGCCCCCCAGGCACCTAAAAAACACTACTTGGTGCCCTAAAAAGGCCCCtcagcccccaaacccacagtcCTGGCGTTTCCCCATGTGTGACCCCCCGGGACAGTCAGACACGATGCTCCCCATGCCAAAGGACGGGGGATTCCCATCCCACCCCGCTCAGCCATGGacggaggggcaggaggggccgtAGAGCCAAGGGGGTCCTGCCCGGAGCCGTGTCCATGAGGAGCGGGAAGGGGGAGGAGACCCAGCGCTCCCCGAGCCCCGCGatcccagcagggagcagaggacaCCCCGGGCCACTCACACTGTGCCATGGCCAGCGCCAGCTCCCGCTCCCCCCGGAGCTGCGGCCGGAGTCGGGGGCGGCCCCCGAGGCAGCGCAGCAGCACGGCCAGGCCCCGCCGGCGCCCCGGGCCCCGCGCCCTCCTCTGCGGGAGAAACCCCCGAGCCGTCAGGGCCGAGCCCTCGGGGGGGGGCCGGTGTCTCCCGCTCCCGATTCCCCCGGTGCCCCCACTCCCGATTCCCCCCACTCCCGGTTCCCGCCGTGCCCCCACTCCCGATTCCCCCCACTCCCGATTCCCCCGGTGCCCCCACTCCCGATTCCCCCCACTCCCGGTTCCCCCGGTGCCCCCACTCCCGGTTCTCCCGATTCCCCCCACTCCCGATTCCCCCGGTGCCCCCACTCCCGATTCTCCCCACTCCCGGTTCCCGCCGTGCCCCCACTCCCGATTCCCCCCACTCCCGGTTCCCCCGGTGCCCCCACTCCCGATTCCCCCCACTCCCGGTTCCCGCCGTGCCCCCACTCCCGATTCCCCCCACTCCCGATTCCCCCGGTGCCCCCACTCCCGATTCCCCCCACTCCCGGTTCCCCCGGTGCCCCCACTCCCGGTTCTCCCGATTCCCCCCACTCCCGATTCCCCCGGTGCCCCCACTCCCGATTCCCCCCACTCCCGGTTCCCGCCGTGCCCCCACTCCCGATTCCCCCCACTCCCGATTCCCCCCACTCCCGGTTCCCCCGGTGCCCCCACTCCCGATTCCCCCCACTCCCGGTTCCCCCGGTGCCCCCACTCCCGGTTCCCCCGGTGCCCCCGGGCAGCAGGAGCGGGGCCGTACCCGGCTTTCGGACAGCTCCGAgctctggaaatgctgcagcGCCTCAGCGAAGGAAATTGGGGGCGGGGGCGCAGACAAGGAGTCCCCCAACCCTGCAGGGGgtagggaaggagggagggaaggggtcagacccccccagagacctctgatccccccagagacccctggcCCCCAGCAGGGTGAAGGCACAGGGAATAGGGGGAAACAGGGagtctccctcccctcccaaacAACAGCCATCCTGCCCTCCAGGATCCCGGTCCGGCCCCCCGTCCCAGACCTGCCAGGCCCCCGTTATTCCCAGTACCTGACTGGATCTCCTCCAGAGCCTCCCACTCCTCCTGTGCCCGCTGCTGCTCCTCGCTGATCCCTGCCCGAGGGAAGGGCACGGGGCTCAGATCGGGCGGGGGGTTTGCCCCTTCCCCGAACACCCTGGCCCTGGATTGCCCCTTTTCCAGGGAAAATCTCAACTGCAGCATTTACCCTGGCTGATATGGGGAACAAACCAGGACCACGTGGACTTGAGCCCCCCACCCCAGCTGGATGGGTCCCTCCCCGCCCCCGGGTGATCTTCCCACCGGGAAACGCTGGGATCgctgcaggagaagcaggagaagCTCACCAGGGTCCGGGCACTGCCCCGCCTCCAGCACCAGCGCCTGCAGGACACGGCCCTGCCCCAGAGCCGGGACCTGGGGGAGGAACCACAGCAGGGTCACCCCGGGCAGACCCcgagatcagctcagttggttaaaacttgcttgtaataatgccaaggtcatgggttcaatcccctatgtgggtcattgacttaagagttggactcgatgatccttgggggtcctttccaactcagaacagtctgggattctgtgatgctttcccccaaaccccaacacaCCCCAGACCCCGAGGGTTTCCCCTCCCGGTCCCGCCCCGTGCCCCGCAGGGAGGCGGCTCAGGCCCCTTCGGGAATCTGCGCCCCCAGGATGAATTTATACGGACAGAACGGGAGAACTGGAGCCGTGACGGGGAGCAGGGGGGCCCGCGGGGGGCTCGGCCGGGGGGGCTCCGGCCAGCAGGGACTTGCCGGGGGTACAACGCGCGGCTGCTCCTCGGGGCGCTCCTCGGGCCGCTCCGGGCCCCCCGCACCGCTCATGGCctgcggggacagcggggacagcggcagctggggaggggggcCCGGCCACTGACCCCCCCCAGGGCCACCCCGGGCCCTCAGGagtcccaccagcccctcagGGTCCCCCCAGCACCACCCCGGGCCCTCAGGAGACCCCGCCAGCCCTGAGAGCCCCCCAGGACCCCTCAGGAACCCCCAGGCCCCCCACTGGCCCCTCAGGAACCCTCACgaccccccagcccctcaggggccccccaaagccccccagcccctcagggtCTCCCCAgaaccctcccagcccctcaggaacccccaggcccccccagcccctcagggtCCCCTCAGCGGGTCCCGCTCCCGCCCTGACCCCTCCGCGCTCCCCGACCCGGCGCCGCCGCAGTGCGCAGGCGCGGCCGCGCTGCACGCCGGGAAATGGAGTCCGCGCCACCGCCCGCTTTGGGGGCTGAGGAACCGgggactacaactcccggcGTGCACCGCGCGGGGGGGAGCGGTGGGCGGGGCCGTGAGTGGTGGGCGGGGCTGGGAGCGGTGGGCGGGGCTGGGAGCGGTGGGCGGGGCTGCGGGTTTGGGACACGGGGACCGgtcccagctcccagtgcccaatcccagctcccagtgcccaaTCCCAGTTCCCAGTGCTCAGTCCCAGTTCCCAGTGCTCAGTCCCAGTTCCCAGCATCCCACTACCAGCTCCCAGTGTCAGCTCCCAGTATCCCAGTCCCATCTCGCAATGCCCACTTCCCATCTCCCAGTATCTCAGTCGCACTTCCCAGTGCCCACTTCCCATCTCCCGGTGCCCAGTGCCAGTTCCCAGACCCAGTTCCCAGTGGCAGTTCCCCGTATCCCAGCGCTGGCTCTCAGCTCCCAGTGCCGgctcccagtcccagctccatCTCCCAGCGCGTTTCCGCTCCCACCTCCCGCATCCCAGTGCCCGCCCTCGCTGCCCAGCGCCGTGCCCAGTTCCCGGGGGCAGCTCCCGACCCGCCCCGCGGTTCCCCCGCCCAGTGCCGGTGCCGCCCCCCATTCCCGCTGCCCTCCCCGTCCTTGCTGTCCCGAGTTCCCCCATTCCCGGCTCTCCCGGCCCCATTCCCGGTGCTCCCGAGGGCTCCGGCCCCTCCGGACGGCGCAGCAAGATGTGGCTGCAGGcgctgctgtgcctggtgccccTGGTTGTGTTcggcctcctcctcctcctcctgctgccggTGCTCGCCCTGCTGCTCCCGCAGCCCTCGCGGGGCCGCAACCCCTTCGGCTCCGAcagccgccgcccgcccgcgccgCTCGTCACCGACAAGGCTGCCCGCAGGAGCGTGGTCAAGACAGGTACGGACAGGGTcggacagggacggggacagggacagggactgtcAGGACAGGGAcggacagggacggggacggTCAGGTCAACACAGGTACGGGGCGGCAGGGACAGCGACCCGTGGGGACAGCGACGCGTGGGGACACCGACCACGGGGACAGCCGCCCCCGGGACAGCGACCCGTGGGGACAGCCACCCCCGGGACAGCCACCCTCGGGACAGCCACCCTCGGGACAGCCACCCCCGGGACAGCCACCCTCGGGACAGCCACCCCCGGGACACCGACCCGTGGGGACAGCCACCCCCGGGACAGCGACCGCCGGGGACAGCGCGGGTCCCTCGGTGTCACCCAGCGGGGTGGCGTTAATTGCCCCTGGAGCGGCATCACCCGCCGGCGTGTCACGGACCCCCGGGGCAGGATGGACCCCCCCACCGCCCAGGGTGGCATCTCCACCTGGGGCAGCATTAGCGCCCCAGGATGGCATTGTCCCCCCGGGTGGCATCACCCCCATATCAGTATGATCCCCCCAGGGGACCCCCATGTCAGTATGACCCCCCCAGAATGTCATTGTTTCCTCCTAGGTGGCATCACCCCCATGTCAGTATCACCCCCCAGGGTGGCATCACCCCCATGTCAGTACCACCCCCGAGGGTGACACCCCCCCAGCCCTTCCATCACCCCGCGGGCCCCCCCCGGCCGTGGTTTTGAGGCTGCCCGTGCCCCGGGGGTGCCCCCCGTGACCCCCCGTGCCCCGGGGGTGCCCCCCCGTGACCCCCCGTGCCCCGGGGATGCCCCTGTGACCCCCCGTGCCCCGGGGGTGCCCCCCCGTGACCCCCCGTGCCCCGGGGGTGCCCCCTGTGACCCCCCGTGCCCCGGGGGTGCCCCCTGTGACCCCCCCCGTGCCCCGGGGGTGCCCCCCCGTGCCCCGGGGGTGCCCCTGTGACCCCCCGTGCCCCGGGGGTGCCCCCCCGTGACCCCCCGTGCCCCGGGGGTGCCCCTGTGACCCCCCCCGTGCCCCGGGGGTGCCCCCCCGTGCCCCGGGGGCGCCCCCTGTGACCCCT is a window from the Pithys albifrons albifrons isolate INPA30051 chromosome 29, PitAlb_v1, whole genome shotgun sequence genome containing:
- the ELMOD3 gene encoding ELMO domain-containing protein 3, producing MSGAGGPERPEERPEEQPRVVPPVPALGQGRVLQALVLEAGQCPDPGISEEQQRAQEEWEALEEIQSGLGDSLSAPPPPISFAEALQHFQSSELSESRRRARGPGRRRGLAVLLRCLGGRPRLRPQLRGERELALAMAQCALDDSERVHMRILQTIYQQLTRSCLGCPRYGAHWEELGFQGVDPGTDLRGTGMLGLMQILFFVLDSRTLPLAREIFQLSQHETQNFPFCVMSVNITRMVLQALREERLSRECNRRQQVIGVLNDLHAAAFLRLSRLWKGQRATVADAAFVLKELELSTKKKPRQLLKSLEAYVSHGLQPSSPPSSSHPQIHFTAICDPGVELEGDSCLI